The following proteins come from a genomic window of Musa acuminata AAA Group cultivar baxijiao chromosome BXJ1-7, Cavendish_Baxijiao_AAA, whole genome shotgun sequence:
- the LOC135679928 gene encoding uncharacterized protein LOC135679928: MEGSSFHELPPSKRFKLLHPHEHSHRSEPYNLKSLPAKKRLDSYHYQPATSPCLPAKKRVWAPHPTFPIDLNSPPLSDDQPLEEKHSKLATEEEEEAEGEEDDGVICAVCRSTDGDPLDPIVFCDGCDLMVHASCYGSPLINNIPEGDWFCSQCEQEAKEEEKDSSCCLCPVRGRATKPTEDGRWAHIVCALLVPEVFFRDPQGRDGIDCSRVPSRRWNRDCYLCGATGGCAIDCSEPKCKLGFHVGCGLERGLCFEYKERRGAAIVAGFCADHTELWKKQQLTGKFKIVARDDDRQGKKKA; the protein is encoded by the exons ATGGAAGGCAGCAGCTTCCACGAGTTACCTCCCTCCAAGAGATTCAAGCTTCTTCACCCCCATGAGCACTCCCATCGCTCAGAACCTTACAACCTCAAATCCCTGCCTGCAAAGAAACGGTTGGACTCGTACCATTACCAACCCGCCACCTCCCCCTGCCTCCCAGCTAAGAAGAGGGTCTGGGCTCCCCACCCCACTTTCCCTATCGACCTCAACAGCCCCCCGCTCTCCGATGATCAACCGCTCGAAGAAAAGCACAGCAAACTagcaacagaagaagaagaagaagcggaggGGGAGGAAGACGATGGGGTCATATGTGCCGTGTGCAGGAGCACCGATGGGGACCCGCTCGACCCAATCGTCTTCTGCGACGGCTGCGATCTCATGGTCCACGCGTCCTGCTACGGCAGCCCCCTGATCAACAACATTCCTGAAGGTGACTGGTTCTGCTCACAATGCGAGCAGGAAGCGAAGGAAGAGGAAAAGGATTCCAGCTGCTGCCTCTGCCCCGTGAGGGGCCGGGCAACGAAGCCCACGGAGGACGGCCGATGGGCTCACATCGTGTGCGCGTTGCTCGTGCCCGAGGTCTTTTTCCGGGATCCTCAAGGCAGAGACGGCATCGATTGCTCCCGTGTCCCCAGCAGGCGGTGGAACAGGGACTGCTATCTTTGTGGGGCCACAGGCGGGTGTGCCATCGACTGCTCGGAGCCAAAGTGCAAGTTGGGGTTCCACGTCGGTTGCGGCCTGGAACGGGGACTCTGCTTTGAGTACAAGGAGCGTCGTGGAGCGGCCATCGTTGCAGGATTCTGTGCAGACCATACTGAGCTTTGGAAGAAG CAACAGTTGACTGGAAAGTTCAAGATAGTGGCAAGGGATGATGATCGCCAGGGAAAGAAGAAGGCTTGA